From the genome of Papaver somniferum cultivar HN1 unplaced genomic scaffold, ASM357369v1 unplaced-scaffold_10, whole genome shotgun sequence:
AAGTTTTCATCTTCTCATAAAGCTTTCCTTACTAAGGTTATTTTGTCCGCAGAACCCAAATCCTTTTCTCAAGCCACTCACTGCCCTAAATGGCGTGCAACAATGGCAAAAGAGATAATGGCTCTCAAAGCAAATGACACTTGGATTATTGTTCATTTGCCACCAGGGAAaacatccattggatgcaaatgggtGTTTAAAATCAAATTTAAATCTGATGGTACCGTGGAACGATACAAGGCTCGTCTCATGGCAAAGGGATACACTCAGCAAGAAGGAATCGACTACTATGACACCTTTGCACCTGTTTCCAAACTGGTGACTGTTCGCGTCCTACTGTCTATTGCGGCAATTAAAAATTGGTCTCTTCATCAACTCGATGTCAATAATGCGTTTCTTCGGGGAGATCTAGATGAAGAAATATACATGAAAATTCCTCCCGGTCTAGCTAGAAAAGGTGAGTCCAAAGTTTTTAAACTTAAGAAATCCATTTATGGTCTTAAACAAGCCTCTCGTCAATGGTTTGCCAAACTTTCCTCCGTTTTATTACAGGAAGGATTTCAGAAATCTCTATGTGATAATTCTCTTTTCACATATCATCAAGACATAACATCTATTTTTGTCcttgtctatgtagatgatatcatcattACTGGCACAGATAATGATTTCATTATTTCACTTAAATCACGTCTTGCCTCTCATTTTTCAATTAAAGATCTTGGTCGTCTTCAATATTTCTTAGGCACTGAAGTTTCACGATCCTCTAAAGGTATTTTTCTATGTCAACGAAAGTATATTCTTGACATTCTTAAGGACTCTGGACTTACAGGAGCTCGTGTTTCATCATTTCCGATGGATACACACATCTTAAGTTATTACCTACTGATGGTAAGGATTTACCTGATTTCAGCTCTTATCGTCGTCTTATTGGAAGAATTTTGTATCTTACTGTCACTCGTCCAGATATTACATATGACGTAAATTATTTGAGTCAATTCATGCAGCATCCGCATACCGCTCATCTTGATGCTGCCCATCGTGTCTTACAATATCTTAAAGGTACCATTGGACAtggtatttttctttcttcgtcCAATAATCTTTATTTACATGGATACTCTGATTCAGACTGGGCAGGATGTCCTATAACTAGGCGTTCTACCACAGGATATTTAGTTACAATAGGTTCCAGTCCTATTTCCTGGAAATCAAAGAAGCATCCAACGGTTTCTCGCTCTTcgactgaagctgaatatcgtgcATTGGCCAACTTAACAGCTGATCTACAATGGTTGCGATATCTTTTTAATGACATGCGCATTTCATGTCCTCTTCCTATCACCATCTCCTGTGATAGTCAAGCAACAATTCATATTGCTCAGAATCCTGTATTTCACGAACGTACTAAACATATTGAAATTGATTGTTATTTCGTTCGTGAGAAGTTGATTAGTGGATTGATTTTGCTGAAGTATCTTCCGTCCTCCGATCAACTTGCAGATACTTTTACAAAGCCTTTAGGTGCTCCACAGTTTGGCCGATTGGTTACCAAGTTGGGCGTTCATTCGGGCTCtaccgctccaacttgagggggggtattagaATAATCAGACTACTATGACGACGTATGTCGACATTCTGTTGTCGTTCCTATAACGACATTCTGTTGTACACACTTTGTTTCCCTATTTTGTTGTtattcttgttttaagtcttccgGATCTTTAGTTATTttcctttccttatttttgtaaACACAATTGTAACCGTGTATATAAAATACACTGATCAATGAATTGAAACTTTACATTGTTGTGAAATCAAACAACCTTGTCAACCATTTCTTTAGTGTTTATTAGCCAGTCAATTTTGAAATCCTAAACTAGCTAAATCATTAAACTGTTTCGTGtatgtaaagaagaaaaacacatTGGGTTCGGCAAGTTTGACTTTTTCAGACCGAACTCTGGATTTGGCTACGTCAATTTTAATTTCCTAGCCGACCCTTTGTATTGTTCTTCATACAAaagtttatattatatttttttttggtgttcCAACTATTTAATCAATTAATAAAAGCAAAAAAGATTCAATTTTTTGAGAGTTAATATAAAAAATAACTGAGTTGGCCATCCAAGTCGGTCAAATCTTTAAAGATTTGGATGGAggatgaagaaaaataaaataaaacaaaatttaaattattttccttttgaattaaattatttttttgttcttaaaAATGAAAGGATAGTCTAGTCATTTGCTAACCACGGGAACACCCACCACCCTCTATTTTAGACGAGCTTACCCCCTACCGGCCCCATAAAATCGACCAACAACAAAGTAGAGACTGAAGATGCAAGTAAAATGGGTCGGATGCATTCGTGGAAGATAAGGCCGGCCTCCTATTTCGTCCTAGTGGCTCTTGCTCAGTCGTGATCGCGATTTGCAGTTTTTGACTGTCTTGACTCTTCACTTTATACAGTAAGTACTTTATTAttggcaaaaaaaataaaaaaaataaaaaaaaaaacaaactccacATTGTCTTACAAGGACGTCTGCTACGTACAAACAAAAAAGCTACCACCAAGACCAAGTAGAGTCAAGCAAATAATAATAATCTAATAATCACGTCTCAGCTGCAAGATATCTACCGGGTAACCAGGGGCATTTGCTACATATACCTTTCTTTTTATAATTAATTTCCTTACTATTAGTTTTCAAGTCTTTGTCGAGCAAGTCCTCTCCGGTCTCATTTTCACATACGTGGTTAAACTTCAAGGATATAATTAATTGGCATTAACTGACGCTTATGTTGAGCGTATATAAAAAGATATCCTTGCATTGagtacccaacattgacatgttctCCCACATCCAAGACTAGAAATTCTTTTCGTTCTACTTTTACCTTCTTCCTCTACTTCATCTCACCGGCCGGCCATTTAACCAGCAGCCACCGGAGTGTGGAGTCGCCATTCTACCGGCCAGTTCAGAACTGCTAGAAATATTTGCACAAGGTACGTTTTTTCTTAAATATTTACAAAAGCTAATATGTTTGTTAATTAGGAACTGCTAATTGTTCATGTATATATACGAATTCGAGTGAAACGACTAATCCCTTGACATAATAATAAATGTTTCAGCTATTGAAGCACTATCTTGGTTGTGCTCAGCTCATTCATTCTTCTTTATTACTCCTCTCTTAATTGTTACTAGTTTGAGAATTAGCTGGAATATTTTCTGATACATTTTGACTCTTATAATTGCAGATGGTTGGACATAAGAGAGGTAGCATTGCTTTCTTTGCAACCTATAGAACACCGGTGCCACTAGACATATTCTCATGCCCGTTCCCACTTCCAAAGCCAACGGAGAACGATGAACTCCCCATGATTGATGACAAAAAAGATGAATACAATTACAACGGCCGAGAAATTCCAAAGGATGCTCTCAAGAAACTTCTCAAGCTCCCGAACTTGAGATCAAAAACCGAAGGTAAAGAAGCTGATGTAGATAACGGTAATCTTTCAGGCATTGTTTTCGTCTCCGAGCGAAACAGGCTGGAATTGCTTCACGTAGCTCTCCGCTTTCAGAGCCCGCCAAAAGTCGAAGTTTACCTGTTTACTGAAATTTTCGGCGTCACTGATGATTTCAAAAAGGTTTGCTTGGAAGATGGTGGCTGCTTTACTGATAATCATCTCATCTATGTTAGCACTAAGGAACCAGCTACGGAACGTCGCCAGCCTTGGACTGCCGTTTATCAAACCAATCTCCAGACCGGTGTACCTGACCGTCTCACACCACCAGGTTTGTACTCTCTTCTGTTACTATTAGTTATAAGTTCCATGCCTTTTTATGATGATACTGATTTTGTTGTCACTGTCCATACGCGGGTATACCAAATCAGAGACTGCTGATTTAAGCCCCTCGGTGTCACCGTCCAAAAAGATGATAGCTGTGGCATCATTCCATGGAAAAGCAGGTGGTTGGGAAGGTGAAATCGAAGATCTAAAGACTAACATTTATACCATGGACGTAAAGTCACCCCACACTCGCAAGATGATTGTAAAGAATGGCGGGTGGCCGACTTGGGGAAGTGACAATGTCATATTCGCAAAAGTTCCCCAAGGACGTATTCTGGGGTGTATACCGGGTTGAAATTAGCACTGGTATTGTAAAACGTGTAACCCCGCCAAATATCGACGGGTTCACTCCTGTAGCCATAGATCCGAACAGAGTGGCTGTTGTAACTGTTCGTGAAGAATCACAGGGGTTAGGCGCAGCACGTGTCGTGGACCAGTTTAGACAGATTGAGATTTTTGATTCAAGAAACGGAAGTAGCACAAAAATCACTCAAAATACTAAATCATCAAAAGCGGATCACTTTAACCCATTTTTGATTGATGGTGGGAAGCTCATTGGTTACCATCGGGGAAGGAGCGACAAACTCTCGGTAATTAATTTGAATTAGCTATCAAtccattatttattatttatgaaGTGTATGCTAAAGTAGTTGTACGTTTTTTGTGCCGGAAATAGTTTGATCAAGCAGTGGAAAGACAATTTCAGACGCTTGACTCCTCATTACCAGATGTAGGTCTATTCAGAGTGTCAGGAGTGTTTCCAAcaatttcaaaatatggaaaaaggCTTGCATTTGTTGACAATGAGTTCAAAGCTGTTTGGGTTGCTGATAGTAATGGATTGCATATTGCATACGAGGTATGTCTATAACATATGTGTGTGTCTCTGTTTCCTATGAATTGTTGCAGAAATATGTTGTTACTTATCATGTGAAACGTAATTGGGTTTGCTTATATAGGAGGACGGACCGGACAGACTCTTCTCCCCAGTTTGGAACCAATGTGAGGACACATTGTATGTATGTGTTGGACCTTCTTTTAATATGAGAAGGAACGTGAACATCAACGCTATCACGCACGTATCGAAGTATAGACGTAAGTGTCATGCGCTTACAGATCAGCATAATAATGCCTTTCCATCCAGCAGTCCAGATGGTAATAATTTGCTTTACACCAAATTACAAATTCCTTTTCCATAAGCACGTGCTTTCGCAACTGTATGTACTAATGATTTGAAAACTTCATCAGGGAAGAAATTAGTTTACCGATCAACTGGGAAAGACGGATTCAAAAATCTATACATAATGGAAGATTCAAAACGAGGGGTGGTCAATGGAAGGGAACCAAGAAGGCTAACAAAAGGGGAATGGACTGATACACATTGCCAGTGGTCGCCAAAGGGAGATTGGATAGTATTTTCATCAACCCGTGACAAGCCTGCAGGTGCACCAGAATCAGACCAGGGTCTTGACCCAGGATACTTCGCGGAGTTTCTGGTGAAGTGGGACAATCCAGATGTTTTGGTAAGAGTGATGACTAGTGGAAGCAATATCTCAGGGCATGTGAACCATCCGTGCTTCAGTCCGGATGGCCGTAGCATTGTTGTGACTTCCGATATTGCTGGTGTATCTGTTGATCCCATATCGTTGCCTCTATTCGAGCACTCTGTGAGGTCTTATGGAGATATTTTTTCtattgatcttcccgatgatcACCTAGTAACATACCAGGATGGAGAATACCAGGGTGGACATCATGTTAGGGATGTGGAATAATTCACGCGAATTACACACAGTAGGTACGAGTATTCTACTGCTACTTGGACCAAGTTCGCGACTCAGGATCCAAATAGAGCATGGAGTATGCGTTTGCCAGCAGGAGACTTCACTCCTTCATGCCCTTATCTTCATCAAGATGGAGGAGAAAGTTACCACATGACTGGCCACCTGGTCCTCCCAAGAAGATGTTGTTAATTGTGTTTATGTTCCTTGTCTTTAATTCCGCCTGTGGGTTTCTCTTATGTTTTGAGTCTGTGATTTTGTTTCTCCATGTAAGATTTTGTTTGTGGTGTTTATGTCATGTCCCATGATCGCACCCCTCCTAAGTTAGTATGTCTTGAGTTAGTGTTTTGGGTACCAAATATGGAATATGGTGAGGGTTCTGATTCTTTTTCCAGAAACAAGTCTCATGGATATAGATCTTCTCATTCTCAGCAAGTAATTCAAAATCATCAGATGGGTTAAGCTTACTTCTCCAATTACAGACCTAAAGTTGATTTCCGTCGTTTTGATGGAACGAACCCTAGGGCTTGGGTCAGGAAATGCAAGAAATACTTCTTTCTACATCAGATAAATGATGAACAGAAGGTTCATATGGCTACCCTCTACTTGGATGGAAAAGCAAATGTGTTGTTCCAAGACTACCAAGCAGGTAAGGGTACTTTGTATTGGGAAGATTTTATTATCGATGTTTGCACTCGATTTCAAGACTTAGGTCATGATAGTGTGGTAGGAGAACTTAACAAACTAGATCAAAATAATACAATCTtggataatcaagaaaaatctgaAGAGTTAAAAACCTTGATGTTAGCTAAGAATTCATCCTTCTCTGAAGATTATTTCATCCATAGTTTTATTAGTGGATTGAAAGAAGATATAAGAATGGTAGTGCAGATGTTTACACCTACTACCTTACAACAAGCTATTTTCCTAGCTAGGAGACATGAGTGTATCATAGACAAAGCTGCTAAAACTCAGCCAAGATTTTCAAACAGGTTTACTTATGGGGGCAAGAAATTAACAGTTTCCAACAAACCTTCACATCTAACTCCCTTAGTCACTGCACCAACTGTTACCAGTCCCACCACAAGCCCAAAATTGCAGCATGTGAAGAGACTTACTTATGCTGAAATGCGTGCAAAGAGGGAGAAAGGGCTCTACTACAACTGCGATGAACAATACATAAAGGGTCATAACTGTCAAAAGCAACAATTGTATACAATAGTAGCTGATGATGAAGAGAGTTTTCCTTCTGAAGAAGTAGGAGAAGGATCTATTCCATCAATTGTAGAACTGGACGAAGAAATGGAAATATCAGTGCATGCTTTAGCAGGTAACATTTCTCACACTACCATAAATATTAGAGGACAAGTGAAGACACAAGGAATGACTATTCTAATAGGCAGTAGCAGTACTCATAGTTTTCTCAATCCATCAGTTTCCAAACAGAGTGGTTGCACTATATTTCCAACTCAGACCTTGTAGGTCACGGTAGCGGATGAAAATAAATTGCTGAGTCAAGTTAAATGTTCCGAGTTCACTTGGGTTATGCAGGGTCATACATTTTCTCATGACCTACACCTTCTTGATTTAGGTGATTGTGATTTGGTTCTCGGTGTGGATTGGATGCGAGAATTGAGACCTATGATGTTTGACTTCAAAAAGCTGACAATTCAGACTCCACGTCTGGGTGAAGATATTGAATTGGTAGGTCTCAAGGAGGAAGCATCTCAAGTTTCTCTAATGTCAGCCAAAGCATTTCGGAGACTGCTTCGCAGTGGTGAACCAGTTTTGATTGGTCAATTGTCCTCCATATCTGGTGCAACTACTTAAAGCAGTACTGTTGCTCCAATTACTGAAGTATTAAAAGAATTCTCATCTGTTTTCCAACTGCCTACATCACTTCCACCAGAGAGGGCACATGATCACCATATTCCCTTATTACCAAACTCAGTTCCACCGAATCAGAGGCCTTACCGCGTCCCTTTTGTGCAAAAAACAGTAATTAAGAAATTGGTGCAAGAGATGCTTGCGGCGGGAGTCATTCAGCCGAGCCACAATTCGTTCTCTTCTCCAGCGTTGTTAGTCAAGAAGAAGGATGGTGATTGGCGTTTTTGCGTGGACTATCGCAAGCTCAACTCCATCACTATAAAAGATAAGTACCCAATTTCTACCTGATTTCAAGAAAAATGAATAGTTTTGTTTGGTCTTCAGCTGCCGAGTTAgcttttgaacaattaaagaaaaaggTAACTACAACCCCTTTTCTGGTTCTACCTGATTTCACCCCTCCTAAGTTAGTATGTCCCATGATCTGTAGCACCCCTCCTAAGTTAGTATGTCTTGAGTTAGTGTTTTGGGCACCCCTTTGTAAGGTCAGTCCGGTGTAGTTATCATTGTTCAGTGTGGTTGGCACATGTTCCTTGGGGGAAAATTTATTATGTTTAGAGTGTTTATCTCTTTTCGACAGTGGATAGAATTattgtgtttttttcttcttctgtctCCTTTGAGGTTTTTATCATTCAATCTCAGTGTAGATCCTATATATTGATTCTGATTAGCAATTGTAGTGTTAATCACTACAGTTTAAACTGGATCTGCAGTTAATAAAACTTGTGAATGTTCTTTTAATATCAGCTGATCCAGTCTTCATCAACAACCGTTCGTTAGATCTACTAGATCAACTGATTCGTCTAACAAATATCAGAATAGATCTAGTTTGATCCCCTGGTTAGAAAGTATGAGTTACATTTCATTCTAATAATGATCTGGATTTGAATGAGACAATTTGTCAAACATCTTAAAAGCAAACAGTGAATTCACGTACATTATTCGCAATGGCCAAGAAATTTCCAAGAGAGTTAATCAACCCTTTTTCCTGGAAACTTTAACTTTGAGTCACCGGTGCAAAACGAATTTCGAAGGAAGTCTAGTTAAGACACAACAATACCTTTGATGTTATCTTTGCACTCTAATAACATCAAACAGTCGAACACAATCAAGTAACACAAACTCTCGGAATAACACTCGAAATGCATTATTTTCCAGAAACAACAGTCGaagcttttttcatttttttatgttaGTTCATTAAAAACATTATGTTCTTATAATGCGAAAAGTTGACGGTTCACCAAAAGATTTAACTTAAATTAGTTACTGAGTAAACGCCATATCTCAAACTGCTCAATTTTAAGGGTCTTTTCAATCTTCTTTTGAGGGAACTTGTTGAGAATGTAATTTGCATTATGTATAGCCGTCCCCACCCAAAACAATTTCTCATGTGCTCCAGAAATTTTCCAAAGAgaatattaatttttttaattttttaatgtttTATTCTTGTGTAACAAAATACTGATAGATTATGAAGAATATAATGATGTTAATTGATGAGTTATTCCGCTAGTTTCACATAATTGATTCTTGACTTCATTTTTATAAATTTGaaattttcaagatcttcatctttacttcttaaAAAGAAAATTTGGCAATATACCTTGTACCATCATCTATAAAAGTCATAACATATTTCTTACCACTCTACTGGATCCATTTAAGTCCTTCGACGGTATGTTTCAAGTTCAATGGTTATGTATTTAACGCTAGGATATGGAAGTTTAGCAAACTTCTATCTCACACAAATTTCATATCTTTTAGTGATGTGTATATCACACTTGGATAGTTATTCCATATCTACCAATCTATTAAGAGGATTATAATTAATATCACCTACTCTTTAATGAGAAATTGAACTAGCTTCTACTATGTATGTGGAGGAAGTATATacctatatttatttttatttatttctgacATAACTGTAATACCATTTAATTTGAAGAGTTCTTTAATAAGACAacgctttccaaatatatattattttttttttaatataacgaAGACATTTGACATAAACTCTAACTTCAGAACATATATGTTTCACAAGTAAACCGCCAGAAATTATATTTCTGCAAATGTCAGAAACACGTAGCACTTGTGTCAAACTAATCTTATTGCATGACATAAACTTGAGTACTATATTTTCCTTTCCTTTAACTGTTAACGTCGTAGAATTACCGATTTATACAGGTTCACATTATCATTGGTTTATCATATAGAAAACATACAAATATCAAAAAATAGTTGTCCAGTAACGACCCACTATTCATTCTAGTTGCTCACTATTAATGGGTGGATATGAGATTAGTCCTACCCGTTCTAGTCACACCTTCCaggaatagtatgagagagaggtTGACTTCCATTGTACTATGTCCTCCTTTTATAGGATTTTCCCAAAACCATTATTTCCATGAAATCATGCCACATGTCAAGTATTTTTATTTACAACCAATGCCACTCCTCCTAACGTGACCTTCTTTTTTTTCCATTAATTCCTTCCTCATCCTTTCTATTTTATGGATATTTTTTTGTGGACTTAGGCCCTACTTCCCAAATCCGTATGTTTCGTATAGGGCTTATCCTTTCCATAGAGGGTTCCTAGCCCCGCTAAGGGGTAACTATTTTTATGCATCAACACTCAACATATTAACTTCCAGTACAACATAAATTATAGGTTGCATGCTAGAGTAGTCAGAACTCAAATTCGATCACATTCTTACTATTATATCGACTAGTTGTTTGGTATGAAAACATTGCAAACTTAGATGCCACACAAATTTCATAACTTTTTGTGATGTCTcactacacgaaatcagggaatttgtaaCGATCGATTTTGTAACGGATTTTTTTAAGTAACGTCGTATCGACGTTGGTAACTTTGTAACGTTGGATAATCGTTACAATTTTTGGTATATGTTACAGAGTTTCAGGAGGGTTGTGGGtaatttccttcctttcctcaaTTTAAATTTACAAGTTACATTGTTACCGTCCTTTATTACTATTAGCGCCTCTATTActactatcagctcccaaatcctTCTCACACTCAAGAGCTACCCATCCTCTCAACGATTTTGTCTTTTTTCTCCAAAATATTTTTGACATTATAACTCCTCATTTTAATTActgaaaatcagaaaaaaaaaattaaaataagaaaacaaattaaaatgaaattagtttctcatttaaTATGTCTGAAAATTAGAATAAAAATCAGTTGGGAGGTAGATAAACAACTTAAGGCGTTGACAGCAAAACGGTTGAGACATTACTACATATTATATCTTCACCTCCATTTATTTCACATCTCACGGACTTCTTGGTATATCCCCGCAGCTGCCATCAATTTCACCAGAAAATTCATCAGATTCAATTTGAGATTCAGTTGcaggaaacttcatcaacaaaattgatTCAACCGATTCATTCGTGACTCGTCGATTTCATATAAGATTTAAGCTTAATCGAGTTATCACAGAAGGATTGAGTTTGATTAAGATTTCTAAATCTATCGATTCTCCTGGGTTATCTTCAGCTAATTAAGatatttcttttattgttttcttaattGACGTTTTTCAACATCTGAGGTTTATTAGTTTTAGAAATTTAGGATTATAGATGTTGTTGTGAATTTTATTCCACTGTAATATGTTGATACATCTGTGAAGTTTTTAGGTTTAGTTGATAAACTTAGGTTACTAAGACATAGTATTTTGCTTGTTTGTAGGATGTTAAATTTGGTGTATAAATATTGGATGCGTATAATAGAAAATTCTAGCCTAGAATACAAACAAGGGGTTagaaaattcattgattttgcAATGGCAAATGGTACTTGTGCAAAAACGTGTTTTTTCCCTTGTAGAAAGTATGAAAATAGACATCGACATGGATTCTCGCTGGTTGGGACTCATATTTATGAGCATGGTGTCGACAAGACATACACCATATGGAGATTACATGGTGAGAGAGAGGATAATGCTTTAACAAGTCGTTCCAAGAGGAAGGTAGTAGTCGAAGAAATGCCTGATAAGCAATCAGATTGTTTAAATTTGAATGATTTTATTGGCGATTCCTTTGGTATTCATCATGACCATGATGGAACACAAATTGGAAAATCATCCTTCGAAGATACATATGTCGATAAGCTCTATAATAGGTACAAATCATAGCGGCAGAGAAGTTGTACTCTTCATGTGAAGACAATCTCACAATCCTCTCTGCTATGGTAGAATTACATATTGTGAAGAAAACTTATAGAGTTTCGAGTAACTTTGTCAACAGTTTGTTGGAATTGTTAAGTGAGTGGCTTCTGAAACCTAACAAGTTTCCcaaaaactatgatgctatgAGGTCAATGCTTAAGGATCTGAGGATGAAAGCAAAAGCTATTCATGCTTGTGAGAATCATTGTATTCTATATTATGAGGAGAATCAGGATTTAATAGAGTGTCTGGTATGCAAAACTCCAAGGTTTAAGTTAAAAGCTACCAAATATGGTCTTGTGGTGACAAATGAACCTTGCTAAGTGCTGATATACTTTGTTGTAAacgaaaaactaaagaaaatttatTCTCTACCTTGGATATCATATGCAATGTTTTGGCACGATCGAGCGCAAGTTTCATACGGATATACGCGTCATACAATCGATTCATCTCAGTGGTCACAAATGAAAATGAAGTTTCCGTTGTTTTCTGCGGAAGGAAgaaatgtttggcttggaatatcAACAGATGGGTTTAATCCTCATGATGCACAGAATTTGAGTTGGAGTTGTTGTCCTATGATCCTTGTGGTTTATAATCTTTCGCCTTCTatgtgtatgaattctgaattccAAATGATGAATCTGTTGATACCTCGGCGTAATTCACCGGGTCAAGACATTG
Proteins encoded in this window:
- the LOC113326216 gene encoding uncharacterized protein LOC113326216, whose translation is MAGGRLGEVTMSYSQKFPKDVFWGVYRVEISTGIVKRVTPPNIDGFTPVAIDPNRVAVVTVREESQGLGAARVVDQFRQIEIFDSRNGSSTKITQNTKSSKADHFNPFLIDGGKLIGYHRGRSDKLSFDQAVERQFQTLDSSLPDVGLFRVSGVFPTISKYGKRLAFVDNEFKAVWVADSNGLHIAYEEDGPDRLFSPVWNQCEDTLYVCVGPSFNMRRNVNINAITHVSKYRRKCHALTDQHNNAFPSSSPDGKKLVYRSTGKDGFKNLYIMEDSKRGVVNGREPRRLTKGEWTDTHCQWSPKGDWIVFSSTRDKPAGAPESDQGLDPGYFAEFLVKWDNPDVLVRVMTSGSNISGHVNHPCFSPDGRSIVVTSDIAGVSVDPISLPLFEHSVRSYGDIFSIDLPDDHLVTYQDGEYQGGHHVRDVE